The Croceibacterium sp. TMG7-5b_MA50 genome segment GCGCGAGATCGGGCGCGGCCTCCTCCGCCAGCGTGGGTGCCAGCGATTGCGCACCCAAGGGGTCGGCCCGGCGCACATGCAGCGCCATGGCATCGATGCCGTAGCCGGGCTCGATCTCCTCGATCCGGCGCAACGTCAGGCGCAGCATGTGCACCGCATCGCGGGTCGGCCGCGCGAAGCCCAGCCGCAGCCTTTGCGGCACGCCGTCCACCCGCGCGGCGACCAGTTCCACGCTGCGCGCACCCTGCCCCGCCTTCGCCAGCTCCACCGCCAGCCGGCGCATCAGTTCGTCCAGCCAATGGGCGATCGCCTCCGGCGTGGCGATCGGTTCGGCGAAGCGCTGTTCCACCACCACGCGGGTGGGCAGCAGCACCGGTTCGGACGGCTCGGCCACGCGGCCCCAGGCCTGGTCGATCCGGTCCGCCACCGCCCGGCCGAAGCGGCGCACCAGCGGTGCGCGCGGCATGGCGGCGAGCTGCCCCACGCTGTCCACCCCCAACCGCGCCAGCAGCTCCAGCGCCCGCGGCTCCAACCGCAGGGCGGCGACCGGCAAGTGCGCCAGCGCCTCCGCCTGACGGCCCGGCTGGAGGATCTGCGCCGCCTCCGCCGCGCCGAAGCGGGCAAGCGCCCAGGCCGCGCCGGCGGTGTCCGCCACCGCCACCCGCGCGGCGATGCCGTGGCGGGCCAGCAGGCGCAGCAGCCGGCGGCAGAAGCGCGCCTCCCCGCCATGCAGGTGTGCGACCCCGGTCAGGTCGATGAACAAGCCATCCGCGTCGGAGATGGTGACGTTCGGTGCCCAGCGGCGCGCCAGCAGTTCGGCCAAAGTGCGCAACGCTGCCGCATCGCCATCCGGATCGGCCTCGCGCACCTCCAGTCCCGGCACCTGCGCGCGCGCCATGGTCAGCGCAGTACCCGGACCGATCCCGACGCTGAGCGCAGCGGCATTGGCGGCGGCGACCTCCACGCGCGGGCCGGTCTTGCGCACCGTCACCAATGGCGGCTCGTCAATCGGCGTCACGGCGAGGCCGTCTGCCTCCTCATCACGGCATACGCGCGCGACCACGCTCGCCAGCGTGCGGCCGGTCTGGAAGAAGCGGCCCTGCCCGTAAGTGGGCGCGGTCGGTTCGCTGCGGCCATGATTGTCGGGATGCGGCCCTTCACCGGGGAACTGCACCGCGGGCATCGCCGCCAGCTGCTTCAGGCTTTGCGCCACATTGGGCGGCGCGACATAGCCGGCCTCCCCCCCATGGCCATCGCGCGCGCTGCGTTTGGGCGCTTTCATCTGGCGGCGGACCACCACATCCTCCCCCGGACCATGCACCGGCGGCATGGCGGCGAACTGGCGCAGCGCCGCGCCACGCCCCGCCTTTGCCGGCGCGTCCTCCCCCGGGAAGCGCAGCGGCGGCACGTCGGGCCGGCCATGGCCGAGGTTCGGGCCGACATCATCGGGGCAGAGGCCGAACGGATTGTC includes the following:
- a CDS encoding DUF6504 family protein, producing MKRVASLYLPSWSIDRLRRSERRHAPPSAEADGRAAFHAIGADAAAERAQHCSVPKEGGWRPGARWARSDPDAGSSGTGSGLADTREQVEAAIEALPAHRRPPQRELGRVSKAADNPFRGGPSRKGLSHPPEERLAAPAPLREMARRTEGAEPLFRPGTRGWLGEDLQTAVNNLPTHQRPRSGELSRKTEVIDNPFGLCPDDVGPNLGHGRPDVPPLRFPGEDAPAKAGRGAALRQFAAMPPVHGPGEDVVVRRQMKAPKRSARDGHGGEAGYVAPPNVAQSLKQLAAMPAVQFPGEGPHPDNHGRSEPTAPTYGQGRFFQTGRTLASVVARVCRDEEADGLAVTPIDEPPLVTVRKTGPRVEVAAANAAALSVGIGPGTALTMARAQVPGLEVREADPDGDAAALRTLAELLARRWAPNVTISDADGLFIDLTGVAHLHGGEARFCRRLLRLLARHGIAARVAVADTAGAAWALARFGAAEAAQILQPGRQAEALAHLPVAALRLEPRALELLARLGVDSVGQLAAMPRAPLVRRFGRAVADRIDQAWGRVAEPSEPVLLPTRVVVEQRFAEPIATPEAIAHWLDELMRRLAVELAKAGQGARSVELVAARVDGVPQRLRLGFARPTRDAVHMLRLTLRRIEEIEPGYGIDAMALHVRRADPLGAQSLAPTLAEEAAPDLAPLIDALANRIGAERLWRAAPVESDVPERCWTRTGPLDPGRGRAAMLRPDDVRRLDTRPPDHPWHPRWPRPVWLLARPERIDHVIAEMPDQPPRRFTWRGTSHRVVRAEGPERVTGEWWRRVPERLAVRDYYRVEDEAGQRFWLFRRGDGVSAETGDLSWFIHGLGD